DNA sequence from the bacterium genome:
TCAATGACTTACGGAGTGAGTCATTGATTTGGGCGCCCCGCGCGGGGCGCGTTGATGGACTTTTTGCGAGTCCATCATGCTTGACTGATCCCATGATGGAAGGCATTGTAAATCCATCATTCAAAAGCTACTGGAGGTACTTGACCATGGTCAACATCGAAAGGGATATCGAATATCTGCCGGAATCAGAGGCCAGCCAGTTCAAGGTGGCCCGTATCCGGGAACTCATGGCTGGCGAGTGGCAAAAGGCTCCCGGTTTCGTCAGGAGGCTGGCTGAGGCCGGTGTTACGGCCGAAGATCTGAAAACCGCTGATGACATCACCAGGTTCCCCATTCTCAGAAAGTCGGAGATGACCAGTATCCAAAGCGCCGACCCTCCCTTCGGCAGCCTGATCACCGTTCCCCCGGGCCAATTGAGGAGGATCTACTCCTCACCCGGCCCGATCTACGTACCTGACGGCCGCCTTCAGTCCTATTACCGGTGGGAAAGGGCCTTCGCGGCCTGCGGGTTCACGCAAGGGGACATTGTCCTGAACTGTTTCAACTACCATCTGACACCCGCCGGAGCCATGTTCGAAGAGGCCGCGGGCAACCTGGGGTGCGCCGTGATCCCGGCCGGGATCGGCAACAGTGAGATCCAGGTCAAGGAGGCGGCGCATTTCAAGGCCAACGCGTACGTGGGCCTGCCCTCCTACCTTACTGTTGTTCTCGAAAAGGCAGCCGAGGTCGGCGTTACCCTGGTGCTGGAAAAAGCATTTGTCATCGCCGAGAAACTTCCCGAAAGCCTGCGCAAACAACTCCAGGACAAGCACGGAATAAGAGTACGGCAGGCTTACGGTACCGCCGAAGTCGGCGCCATCGCATACGAATGCGAGGAAGGCAACGGGATGCACGTCGACCCTTCCGTTCTCCTCGAGATCCTGGATCCTGAAACGGGCCACCCCGTAGAGCCCGGTGAAACGGGTGAAGTGGTGGTGAGCGTGATCAATCCGATCAACACCCTCCTGCGCTTTGCCACCGGAGACCTTTCCTCCGCGACCCGCGATGAGTGTCCCTGCGGCCGGAAAAGCCCTCGCCTGACCGGGATCCTGGGCAGAGTGGACCAGGTGATCAAGGTTCGCGGCCTTTTCGTCCATCCGGCCCAGTTGACCCAGACCTTGTCGGAGTTCGAAGAGGTGGAGAGGTTCCGGGCCGTGATTACCCGCGAACGGGCAATGGACGATATCACCATCGAGGTCGAGGGCAAAACGCGGTTGTCTGGTGAAACCCTCAAGGACATCGGCAACCGGATCAAGCAGACGCTCAAGCTGACTTCAGGAGTCGCTCAGGTGAAACCGGGAACGATCCCTGAGGACGCCGGGGCCATCGACGATCGGAGGAAGTGGGACTGAAAAACGTGTGTGCGTCAAACGTACGTGCGTTAGCGCGTGTTGGTCCTGGAATTGCACATGAACCAACATGGCAAAATTGGCGATCAGTTTCAGAGATCTCGAGGTTTACAAAATCTCCATGGAAGCGGCGATGGATGTTCGCTCCCTGGCCCTAAGTTTCCCGGCGAGCGAAAAGTTTTCTCTCTCAGATCAGATAACACGGTCTTCCAGATCCGTTTGTGCAAATATTGCTGAGGCGTGGCATAAAAGGCGTTATCGAAAAGCCTTTATTGCATCCCTTAACGTGGCTGAAGGCGAAGCGGCTGAAACTCGTGTCTGGTTGGAATTTGCATTCAGGTGCAAATATTTGGATCAAAATAATTTTGAATCCCTGGATGATCGGTTCGACCACATATGCCGCATGCTCCACCGAATGACCCAAACTGCTGAAAAGTGGACCCGCAGCGGAAATTGATCTTTTCGCACGTACGCTTCACGGACCTACGCACCCACGATGCATACTGCTCTCCCTGACATTCTCATGATCATCCATCTCCTCTGGGTGGTCTTCATGATCGCCGGCCTTCCCCTGGGCTTGTACCTTGGATCTTCCATACTGCGCTGGGCCCACTTGACCGGGATGATCATCACCGGCATTTTCGCCGTGCTTGGCCTGTACTGTCCCCTGACGGCCTGGGAGGAGCAGCTGCGCTGGCAGGCCGATCCAGGCTTCAGCTACCACGGGTCGTTCCTGGCCGAGCGCCTTTCTCCTGTTCTGTACCCGCATGTCGAACCGTGGATCATCAGGACAGCGACCATCTTTTGGCTTGTCACCACGGTGATTTCCATATTCCTGGTCCCAGGGGGAAAACACCGGGACAGATCTCACAACGGTCCTGCCAGTCCAGGTTCAGGACCCTCTGTCAGACAGCGGTTCCGTTAGTCGGAGCTATCGTTTCGGGGCCAGCCTGTTCTCGAGGATCTGGTCCCAGCTGACCTGTATAAACGAGAGAAGCTGTTTTTTCATGAGGCCGGGATCGGACGTTAGAGGCTGTCCCGTGTCCAGATCGGTAAAACGCAGGACCTCCCCCTCAGGATCGACGGTAAGGACCTTCCCGTCCTCGATCCACCCGTACCCCTGGGAAAAGTTGAGGTAGGCAAAACCCGTGCGGTTTTCCCGCAACAGGGACTGGCCCATGGCGTGGTGGGGGCTCGTGATCCCGAGCAGATCAAGCACTGTGGGAACTATATCCAGCTGGGTGCCGACGATACCTGAGACCCCGGGATCGACCCTCCCGGGGGCGATGATCAACAGGGGGATGTGGTAGCGCTCCGACAAGGAAGCGTTGCTCCGGGCGGCGTGATCGGCCGTGACGATGAAGACCGTGTTTTCCATCAGACCGGCAAGGCGCGCCCTTTCAAAGAACCGGCCAAGATGGTGATCCGTGTAACGGATCGTGTCCTGAAACGCACCTTCCGTATCTCCGTTTCCGGCGGTACGGAAGGTGTCGTCCGGAAGATCGTAGGGCGGGTGATTGGTGAGGGACAGCCAGAGGGCAAAAAACGGCTGGCGCTCCTTTCGGACCACTTCGTAGAGACAATCCAGAACAGCGTGATCCCAGGCGCCCCAGGCGCTGTCGGCCTCCTCGCGGGTAATGCCAAGTTCCTCCCTGCCCAGGTGTTTCTCGACCCCGATCATCCGGGCAAAACTTTTTATCCGGTCCTTTCCACTGCTCTCTCCGTGAAGAAACAGGGTGCGATAACCTTGTCGGGCCAGGATCTCCCCCAGGCCCACGAAACGGTTCTGCTCCAGCGAACCCGAAAGCACCGACCCCTCGATGAGATCCCCGTGATGGTTGAAGGAGGGGATCCCCATGTTGACAGCCCCCAAACCTTCGATTGTCCGGCTCCCCACCGCATAGAAATTATTAAAGAGAAGGCCCTCCGATGCCAGTTCATCAAACCGGGGAGTAATGCCGTTTTCATACCCCAGGGAACCGACATACCGGGCCGACCAGCTTTCCAGCATGATGAGTACCACCAGGTTCGGTCGATCTTTCGCGTATCGGTCTGGAACGGCACGGGAGCGGTAAAGAGGATACCCGGCGTCTTCCCACAGGACACCGGAAGCGTCCAGCAGGTCGTGGACATTGTCGAGAGCCTCAACCCTGTCAAGAAAATGGAAACTGCCGGCATTCCCGGCCTGAAGGCTTCTCCCGACCGTGAAGGCCGGGTTCAGAACCAGGTGCCCCAACTCGGTCCTGCCCTGGCTGAAAGCGTCGACCATCCGGATCGGTTTGCCCGAGACCGTTCCCTTCAGACCAAAGATCAGGACCACGAAGTACACCAGGAACCATCCGGCTTCAACAGTCCATTTTACTGTTCCATGCCTTTCCCCAAGAGGCCTGAGCACAACCCTCCACAACAGAAAAAGAACAACGGCCAGGAGGACCAGCGAAAGGATCGACCACCTGTACTCGACCATCATCTTGAGGGAGGCACCCATATCTCCCTCATCCCTGCTGACCTGAAGGACCTCGTAGGAGAGGTGCCGGCCGGACTCGGTATAGTAGTAGGTATCCAGGACACCGAGGGCGATAATGGGGAAAGTCAGACCGAGGGGTAACCAGGCGAGGGGCCTTACCAGGTTGCCACTGTTTTTCCAGCCGCCCGGAATATGCAGCAGCAGGAAGAACAGGCCTGTAACAAGCAGGATCACGTGCAGGTCAAATCGAATACCGTTGAGAAAGGAAAGGAGGATAGCCGATGTCTCGATGTTCCCGTATATACCCCGGTTGGCAAAGAGAAAAAAAATCTCAACCCGGTCATCGCCGCGAGAAGGAGCACAAGAGCCGGGACAAAAACACGGAACTGCGGGGGAACGCTCCCACGGATGCGCTCCCTCAAAACGGAAAATTTCATTTTCATGGTGATTTTCATTTCACCCTGGAGATAACCATCAGGATCTTCGCCGGAGTGCTCCCGTCACAGGTCACATGGTGGGGCGTTGTGCAGGGGAAACTGTTTTTTTCGCACGCACGCTTCACGCACCCGTGCACCCATTCTGAGAACTCCCATCCTCCACATCCCCAAGCCCTCTCCCCCTGTTCAGCCTGTTATGCCTTTGCCGCGTAACGGGCTCCCTGCATGATGGCCTTTTCGTTAAGGGGGATGAGTTTCTTGTTGCGGGCCGAGATGACCGCCTCCAGCGCTCCCGCCAGTTCCGACGGTTCAATAGCGCCGGTGATCCGGGCGTAGGCACCGAGGGCTACCATATTGGTGAGCCGGGCGTTGCCCAGTTCAATGGCAAGCAGGCTCATGGGAACCTCGTGGACCTCGATACCGGTCCTTGTGACATCCTCCATCCTGGCCATGGAACTGTTGACGATGAGTTGGCCTCCTTCTTTAACCACATTCTGGAACCGCAGAAGGGAAGGCTGATTCATGGCGATGACACAGTTGGGGCTGTCCACGATGGGCGACCCGATCTCCCGGTCCGAGAACACCACAGTACAGCGCGCGGTGCCGCCGCGCATCTCGACCCCGTAGGAGGGGAAGAATGTGACGTTGAGCCCCTTCTCCATGGCCGCTTCGGCCAGGAGCTGCCCGGCCAGGAGGATCCCCTGGCCGCCGAAACCGGATATGAATACATCGTAGTACATAGTTACTCCGAATCTAAAATCCAAGATCCAAGATCCAAAAAGGGTAGCGATCTACCATTACCTTGGATTTTGGTTTTTGGATTTTGGATCAATCGGCTTCCCTTTCCTTAAACACCCCCAGCGGAAAGTACGGAACCAGCTCTTCCTTGATCCGCTTGATGGAGTCAGACGGGTTCAGCCCCCAGTTTGTGGGACAGGTGGCAAGAAGTTCAACAAAGGAAAAACCCATCTCCCTGACCTGCATATGAAACGCCTTGAAAACCATCTTCCTCGCCTTGAGGATGTTCCCGGGGGTGTCGAGGGCCATCCGTCCCACGAAGGAGGGACCCTCCAGTGTGGACAACATCTCGGCTATACGGATGGGATATCCGTCGGTATTGAAGTTCCGGCCGTAGGGGGAGGTGGTCGTCTGCTGCCCAAGGAGAGTGGTGGGGGCCATCTGGCCACCCGTCATCCCGTAGACAGTGTTGTTGACGAAAATGACGGTGACGTTCTCGCCCCGGTTGGCGCAGTGGACGATCTCGGAAAGGCCGATGGAAGCGAGGTCGCCGTCTCCCTGATAGGTAAAGATGACCAGATCCGGACGGGATCGTTTCATCCCCGTGGCGAGGGCGGGGGCCCGCCCGTGAGGCGCTTCCATGATATCGCAGTTAAAGTAATCGTACATGAGCACCGCGCAGCCAACGGGAGCGACACCAACGCTCCTTTCGGTGAGATCGTAATGGTCCAGGGCCTCCGCCACCAGCCGGTGGGCGACCCCGTGGCTGCACCCGGGACAGTAGTGCATCACGGCGTCGTTGAGGGCGGCAGGTTTTGAGAATACGGTTTTCATAGAATTTCCTTAGTTTACGGTTCACGGTTCACAGTTCACAGAAAAAACCCTTTCAAACGAAAATTCAGAGTAGCACTTACTGTGAACAGTTAACTGTATACTGTTAACTGAAACTATCTTCTATCTTCTCCAGAATCTCATTGGGTGTCGGGATTCCCCCTCCGGGACGGCCGTAGAATGAGACATCGGCTTCCCGGGAGACGTTGAGCCTCACATCTTCCACCATCTGTCCGGTGTTCATCTCTACAACGAGGATTTTTTTAACCCTTTCGGAAAGTGCCTTCAGTTCCCTTTTAGGGAACGGAAACAAGGTCACAGGACGAAACAGCCCGACCTTGAGCCCCTTATCCCGAGCCATGCTGACCGCAGTCCGGGCGATGCGGGCGGCTGTACCAAAAGCCGCCACCACCAGTTCGGCATCTTCCGTGAGTAACTCGTCGCAACGGACCTCGTGCTTTTCGATCTCCCTGTACTTTTCCTGGAGCATGCGGTTGTGTGCCTCCAGCTCACCATCTTTCAGGTACAGGGACTTGAGATACCGCATGGGGCGGTTTTTGGCCCCGGTCAGAGCCCACGGTTTCCTGGGCTCAGGTTGAACGTCGTCGCACTCGACAATGGGTTCCTGCATCTGGCCGAGAACGCCATCGGCAAGGACCATGGTGGGGTTCCGGTAGCGGTCCGCCAGGTGAAAGGCGGCAATGGTGTGATCGTACATCTCCTGTACGCTGGCCGGGGCAAGGACAATGAGCCTGTAATCCCCGTGACCGCCACCCTTGACCGCCTGAAAATAATCGCCCTGGGACGCGGCGATGCCGCCCAGCCCCGGACCGCAGCGGACCACGTTGATAACGACGGCGGGCAGTTCCTGGCCGGCCAGGTAGGAGAGTCCCTCCTGCATAAGGGAGATCCCGGGACTGGAGGAGGATGTCATGGATCGGACACCGAGGGAGGACGCACCCATGACCATGTTGATGGACGCCAGCTCACTCTCGGCCTGGACGTACTGTCCGCCGAGACCGGGCAGGACCCGGGACATATACTCGGGCACCTCGTTCTGGGGAGTGATAGGGTATCCGAAGTAAAAAAGGCACCCCGCCTTGATGGCTCCCATGGCCAGGGCCTCGTTCCCCTTGACTAGAATCCGTTTTGACTCAGACAAAATATCTCTCCGGTTTTTTCTATCAGCAGCACTGAGCTACGGATCATGTGCCAAGTGCTA
Encoded proteins:
- a CDS encoding AMP-binding protein — encoded protein: MVNIERDIEYLPESEASQFKVARIRELMAGEWQKAPGFVRRLAEAGVTAEDLKTADDITRFPILRKSEMTSIQSADPPFGSLITVPPGQLRRIYSSPGPIYVPDGRLQSYYRWERAFAACGFTQGDIVLNCFNYHLTPAGAMFEEAAGNLGCAVIPAGIGNSEIQVKEAAHFKANAYVGLPSYLTVVLEKAAEVGVTLVLEKAFVIAEKLPESLRKQLQDKHGIRVRQAYGTAEVGAIAYECEEGNGMHVDPSVLLEILDPETGHPVEPGETGEVVVSVINPINTLLRFATGDLSSATRDECPCGRKSPRLTGILGRVDQVIKVRGLFVHPAQLTQTLSEFEEVERFRAVITRERAMDDITIEVEGKTRLSGETLKDIGNRIKQTLKLTSGVAQVKPGTIPEDAGAIDDRRKWD
- a CDS encoding four helix bundle protein, with protein sequence MAKLAISFRDLEVYKISMEAAMDVRSLALSFPASEKFSLSDQITRSSRSVCANIAEAWHKRRYRKAFIASLNVAEGEAAETRVWLEFAFRCKYLDQNNFESLDDRFDHICRMLHRMTQTAEKWTRSGN
- a CDS encoding DUF2784 domain-containing protein: MHTALPDILMIIHLLWVVFMIAGLPLGLYLGSSILRWAHLTGMIITGIFAVLGLYCPLTAWEEQLRWQADPGFSYHGSFLAERLSPVLYPHVEPWIIRTATIFWLVTTVISIFLVPGGKHRDRSHNGPASPGSGPSVRQRFR
- a CDS encoding LTA synthase family protein translates to MILLVTGLFFLLLHIPGGWKNSGNLVRPLAWLPLGLTFPIIALGVLDTYYYTESGRHLSYEVLQVSRDEGDMGASLKMMVEYRWSILSLVLLAVVLFLLWRVVLRPLGERHGTVKWTVEAGWFLVYFVVLIFGLKGTVSGKPIRMVDAFSQGRTELGHLVLNPAFTVGRSLQAGNAGSFHFLDRVEALDNVHDLLDASGVLWEDAGYPLYRSRAVPDRYAKDRPNLVVLIMLESWSARYVGSLGYENGITPRFDELASEGLLFNNFYAVGSRTIEGLGAVNMGIPSFNHHGDLIEGSVLSGSLEQNRFVGLGEILARQGYRTLFLHGESSGKDRIKSFARMIGVEKHLGREELGITREEADSAWGAWDHAVLDCLYEVVRKERQPFFALWLSLTNHPPYDLPDDTFRTAGNGDTEGAFQDTIRYTDHHLGRFFERARLAGLMENTVFIVTADHAARSNASLSERYHIPLLIIAPGRVDPGVSGIVGTQLDIVPTVLDLLGITSPHHAMGQSLLRENRTGFAYLNFSQGYGWIEDGKVLTVDPEGEVLRFTDLDTGQPLTSDPGLMKKQLLSFIQVSWDQILENRLAPKR
- a CDS encoding 2-oxoacid:acceptor oxidoreductase family protein is translated as MYYDVFISGFGGQGILLAGQLLAEAAMEKGLNVTFFPSYGVEMRGGTARCTVVFSDREIGSPIVDSPNCVIAMNQPSLLRFQNVVKEGGQLIVNSSMARMEDVTRTGIEVHEVPMSLLAIELGNARLTNMVALGAYARITGAIEPSELAGALEAVISARNKKLIPLNEKAIMQGARYAAKA
- a CDS encoding thiamine pyrophosphate-dependent enzyme — protein: MKTVFSKPAALNDAVMHYCPGCSHGVAHRLVAEALDHYDLTERSVGVAPVGCAVLMYDYFNCDIMEAPHGRAPALATGMKRSRPDLVIFTYQGDGDLASIGLSEIVHCANRGENVTVIFVNNTVYGMTGGQMAPTTLLGQQTTTSPYGRNFNTDGYPIRIAEMLSTLEGPSFVGRMALDTPGNILKARKMVFKAFHMQVREMGFSFVELLATCPTNWGLNPSDSIKRIKEELVPYFPLGVFKEREAD
- a CDS encoding 3-methyl-2-oxobutanoate dehydrogenase subunit VorB; this encodes MSESKRILVKGNEALAMGAIKAGCLFYFGYPITPQNEVPEYMSRVLPGLGGQYVQAESELASINMVMGASSLGVRSMTSSSSPGISLMQEGLSYLAGQELPAVVINVVRCGPGLGGIAASQGDYFQAVKGGGHGDYRLIVLAPASVQEMYDHTIAAFHLADRYRNPTMVLADGVLGQMQEPIVECDDVQPEPRKPWALTGAKNRPMRYLKSLYLKDGELEAHNRMLQEKYREIEKHEVRCDELLTEDAELVVAAFGTAARIARTAVSMARDKGLKVGLFRPVTLFPFPKRELKALSERVKKILVVEMNTGQMVEDVRLNVSREADVSFYGRPGGGIPTPNEILEKIEDSFS